The Nonlabens spongiae genome contains a region encoding:
- a CDS encoding amidase family protein: MNVKSQVVYALLIAIISCGLLSAQEPFREFKVLDSHFLTKVQVFGSLLEEIKDFERYEKLAPYIMEKSIPEIQQEILNGTFTYEELTRFYLYRIYKYDRENEKSLNSVIAINEQSIEQAKMADKRLHDFVAERSKYHVIFSVYGMPILVKDNIDIAGMPTTAGAKLLEENRPESDAEVITNLRENGAIILGKTNLSEWAYYFCGDCPSGYSAIGGQTLNPYGRKTIDTGGSSSGSGVAVTANFAVAALGSETAGSIISPASQNSVVGYKPGTSLVSRGVVPISEYLDRVGPMTKNVEDNLILTEAAFNISINYGSKHKPLTDSTLKGRRIGVFKSYLKNNLYSKAIDAMKRTGAEIVELEKKEIDLNGFITLLDADMKKDLPEYFKHFANPQYRDYDISSIIAENKKDSTTYMPYGQRLFDNIEKDTTTAEQLREIKSRLLKNAQEFYSDLNDQDLDVIASINNYDAASAAVGFMDLITVPMGYDEDGKPYGMTFIQNNTSGFKKLYHIAAGFERMLKARKPPKGYE; encoded by the coding sequence ATGAACGTAAAGTCTCAAGTAGTCTATGCTCTTTTAATCGCAATAATCTCATGTGGTCTTTTAAGTGCTCAAGAGCCGTTCAGGGAATTCAAGGTACTTGATTCTCACTTTTTAACTAAGGTTCAGGTGTTTGGTTCACTGCTGGAGGAAATAAAAGATTTTGAGCGTTATGAAAAGTTAGCACCATACATTATGGAAAAGTCCATACCTGAAATTCAACAAGAGATTTTAAATGGAACATTTACCTACGAGGAGCTTACGCGATTCTATTTGTACCGCATATATAAGTACGATCGTGAGAATGAAAAATCCCTGAATTCTGTAATTGCGATAAATGAGCAAAGTATTGAACAAGCAAAAATGGCCGACAAACGGCTACACGATTTTGTTGCTGAGCGATCAAAGTATCACGTGATTTTTTCGGTTTATGGAATGCCCATTCTAGTTAAAGACAATATAGACATCGCAGGCATGCCGACTACTGCTGGAGCTAAGTTGCTTGAAGAAAATAGGCCGGAATCTGATGCAGAAGTGATCACTAATTTAAGAGAGAATGGTGCAATTATACTAGGCAAGACCAACCTAAGCGAGTGGGCCTATTACTTTTGTGGTGATTGTCCCAGTGGTTATAGCGCGATAGGTGGGCAAACCTTGAATCCCTATGGGCGCAAAACTATCGATACCGGTGGTTCAAGCAGTGGTAGTGGAGTAGCGGTAACAGCAAATTTTGCCGTGGCGGCATTAGGTAGTGAAACTGCTGGTAGTATTATTTCTCCCGCTTCTCAAAACTCGGTAGTGGGTTACAAGCCAGGAACATCTCTTGTTAGTCGTGGCGTTGTGCCCATTTCAGAATATCTCGATCGAGTAGGGCCTATGACAAAAAATGTCGAGGACAATTTAATCTTAACAGAAGCTGCATTCAACATATCCATAAATTATGGATCTAAGCACAAACCATTAACAGATAGTACTTTAAAAGGTCGTAGAATAGGTGTGTTCAAATCATATTTAAAAAACAACTTGTATAGCAAAGCAATTGATGCCATGAAAAGAACTGGAGCTGAAATTGTCGAGCTGGAAAAAAAAGAAATTGATCTTAATGGTTTTATAACCTTACTGGATGCCGATATGAAAAAAGACCTGCCTGAATATTTCAAGCATTTTGCAAATCCTCAATACAGAGATTATGATATATCTAGCATCATTGCTGAAAATAAAAAGGATTCAACGACTTATATGCCCTACGGTCAGCGGCTGTTTGATAATATAGAAAAGGACACCACTACAGCTGAGCAATTAAGGGAAATTAAATCTAGGCTTTTAAAAAATGCCCAAGAGTTCTATAGCGACTTAAACGATCAAGATCTTGATGTCATTGCCAGCATCAATAACTACGACGCTGCCAGCGCCGCTGTAGGTTTTATGGATTTAATTACGGTGCCTATGGGTTACGATGAAGATGGTAAGCCATATGGGATGACTTTTATTCAGAATAATACAAGCGGTTTTAAAAAATTGTATCACATTGCTGCAGGATTTGAAAGGATGCTGAAAGCGAGAAAACCTCCTAAAGGTTACGAATAA
- a CDS encoding DUF2490 domain-containing protein gives MRYFIFISFVVLGVAFAKAQEPTILPEETKLKDAKTKYWFNTYGNIRIGKRLFWIAQTHFRFEESEDMPFAGQLGQIYNRHAIGWLYNKKFNAALGGVLRLNFNTDESDDTGRNLVPEYRIWHQYQFAVPISSVMAYHRLRIEHRWTRGFADDSDFIFRNRWRYMFRLKIPLNRPSLQPKAFYLGPETELIMQTGKEVVGSNLEDLRLTITLGYIINPRLTVAAGLMYTTGQTLDNPGIYGQDWTIRMHIYFSPDIRKVKNKLPAIHLFD, from the coding sequence ATGAGATATTTTATTTTTATTTCGTTTGTTGTTTTGGGTGTCGCTTTCGCGAAAGCGCAAGAACCCACCATCCTCCCAGAAGAAACAAAGCTTAAGGATGCCAAGACAAAATACTGGTTCAATACATACGGGAACATACGCATAGGAAAAAGGTTGTTCTGGATTGCTCAAACACATTTCAGGTTTGAAGAGTCTGAAGACATGCCGTTTGCGGGTCAGCTGGGTCAAATCTATAACAGACATGCGATAGGCTGGTTGTATAACAAAAAGTTCAATGCTGCCCTAGGTGGTGTACTCCGTCTCAATTTCAATACCGATGAGAGCGACGACACGGGTAGAAATCTTGTTCCAGAATACCGCATCTGGCACCAGTATCAGTTTGCCGTACCTATTTCATCAGTCATGGCGTATCACCGCCTGAGGATAGAACACCGCTGGACCAGAGGTTTTGCAGACGATTCAGATTTTATTTTTAGAAATAGGTGGAGGTACATGTTCCGACTCAAAATTCCGTTGAATCGTCCCAGTTTGCAGCCTAAAGCATTTTATTTAGGTCCGGAAACTGAGTTAATTATGCAAACTGGTAAAGAAGTAGTGGGGAGTAATCTTGAAGATTTACGACTTACAATTACTTTAGGTTATATCATCAACCCAAGACTTACCGTTGCAGCTGGTCTTATGTACACTACTGGACAGACTTTAGATAATCCGGGAATCTACGGTCAGGACTGGACTATACGCATGCATATCTACTTCTCGCCTGACATAAGAAAAGTAAAGAATAAATTACCCGCCATACACTTATTTGACTAA
- a CDS encoding TonB-dependent receptor, with protein MKKFYLGVFFFVLAFAKAYSQKATLSGTITEKSTGETLLNVNVVFPEIPTGTITNEYGFYSITIPTGTYKVQFTSLGYAPVEQTIELSENMKLDIALVAQGEELEAIVIKNDVEKLETKSPQMSVNSLSMETIKKIPVVLGETDLVKALTLLPGVSNAGEGSSGFNVRGGAADQNLVLLDEATLYGSDHLFGFFSVFNPDAIKDLKLYKGGIPARYGGRVSSVLDIYQRDGNKQRLSGTGGIGLVASRLLLEGPIVKDKASFLIGGRSSYAHLFLPLFDIDNTAYFYDLNAKLSWNVGENDRLYMSSYFGRDVFEVDNLFGNKFGNSFVNLRWNHLFNDKLFANTSLIFSDYNYGLELDFVEFQFDSGINNLNAKYDLTHFLNNKVKMRYGLNSIYYEFDPGKIVPTTETSGINERQLIKKYAWENGIYVDGEFDLSEKINVNAGLRLSTFNRLGQDSQNIYGPDGPLSYNQELEIYEKNDPIGTFSSSRSETLESFLNLEPRFGISYSLDDDTSIKASYQRINQYIHLISNTNAPTPFDLYAPSGNFIEPQRGDQVAAGFFKNIGDFSLETEVFYKKVNNRLDYIDGADLIANDAVEQILLAGEAQAYGLEVLFRKNSGRLQGWIAYTLSRSEQRTDGLEPDDPGINNGEWYSSPWDKTHDLTITSSYEWNKKWTLGANFTLQTGLPVTFPNGQYQFDNLFIPTFESRNSSRLPAIHRLDLSATYTPKPEKTKGWQGSWVFSLYNAYNRRNAVSISFAENEETNRNEATRLAIFGLVPAVTYNFKF; from the coding sequence TTGAAGAAGTTTTATCTAGGAGTGTTTTTTTTTGTTCTCGCTTTCGCGAAAGCGTACTCTCAAAAAGCGACCCTGTCAGGAACGATCACTGAGAAAAGCACCGGCGAGACTCTACTCAATGTGAACGTGGTCTTTCCCGAAATCCCGACGGGAACGATCACAAACGAATACGGATTTTACTCCATAACAATACCAACGGGAACTTATAAAGTTCAATTTACCAGTTTAGGATATGCGCCTGTAGAGCAAACGATTGAACTTTCTGAAAACATGAAACTGGACATCGCTCTGGTTGCACAGGGTGAGGAACTGGAAGCCATCGTGATCAAAAACGATGTAGAGAAATTGGAGACCAAATCGCCACAAATGAGCGTCAACTCACTAAGCATGGAAACGATCAAAAAGATTCCTGTAGTTCTGGGCGAGACGGATCTTGTAAAAGCGCTTACTTTATTACCAGGGGTTTCTAATGCCGGTGAGGGATCATCTGGCTTCAATGTGCGTGGTGGCGCGGCAGACCAAAATCTCGTGCTGCTGGATGAGGCAACGCTTTACGGAAGCGATCACTTATTTGGTTTTTTCTCCGTCTTCAATCCAGATGCAATAAAAGATCTCAAACTTTACAAAGGTGGAATCCCAGCGCGATACGGCGGTAGGGTTTCAAGTGTACTGGATATTTATCAGCGTGATGGAAATAAACAGCGATTGTCCGGAACTGGAGGTATAGGACTCGTGGCCAGTAGATTACTTCTTGAAGGACCTATTGTAAAAGACAAAGCTTCTTTTTTAATAGGTGGGCGTAGTAGTTATGCACATTTATTTCTGCCGCTTTTTGATATCGATAATACGGCTTATTTCTACGATCTGAACGCAAAGTTGAGTTGGAATGTGGGAGAGAATGATCGACTTTATATGAGTAGTTATTTTGGGCGGGATGTATTTGAAGTTGACAATTTGTTTGGAAATAAATTTGGAAACAGTTTTGTCAATTTAAGATGGAACCATTTGTTCAACGACAAGCTCTTTGCCAATACCTCTTTGATCTTCAGCGATTATAATTATGGGCTGGAGCTGGATTTTGTCGAATTTCAATTTGACAGCGGGATAAACAACTTGAACGCTAAGTACGATCTCACTCATTTCTTAAACAACAAAGTGAAAATGCGTTATGGGCTCAATTCCATTTATTATGAATTTGACCCAGGTAAAATCGTCCCTACTACAGAAACCAGTGGAATCAACGAGCGTCAATTAATAAAAAAATATGCTTGGGAAAATGGAATCTACGTGGACGGCGAGTTTGACCTCTCCGAAAAAATCAACGTTAATGCTGGATTGCGATTGAGCACCTTCAATCGACTGGGCCAAGACTCCCAGAACATCTATGGGCCAGATGGACCCCTTTCCTACAATCAGGAATTAGAGATTTATGAAAAGAATGATCCCATAGGTACATTTTCTTCCAGTAGGAGTGAAACATTAGAGTCCTTTTTGAATCTGGAACCGCGATTTGGGATTTCTTATTCTCTTGATGACGACACCAGTATCAAAGCCAGTTACCAGCGCATCAACCAGTATATTCACTTGATTAGTAACACAAATGCGCCTACACCTTTTGACCTCTATGCTCCCAGCGGTAATTTTATAGAACCACAGCGCGGAGATCAAGTTGCTGCAGGTTTCTTCAAAAATATAGGCGACTTTTCTCTCGAAACAGAAGTGTTCTATAAAAAAGTAAACAACAGATTGGATTATATAGATGGTGCAGATCTGATCGCCAATGATGCCGTGGAACAAATATTACTTGCGGGAGAAGCTCAGGCTTACGGACTCGAGGTGCTTTTTAGAAAAAACTCGGGAAGACTGCAAGGATGGATCGCCTACACACTTTCACGTAGTGAACAAAGAACAGATGGACTGGAACCAGATGATCCCGGTATTAATAATGGCGAGTGGTACAGCTCGCCATGGGACAAAACCCACGATCTAACCATCACCTCTAGCTATGAGTGGAATAAAAAGTGGACGCTAGGAGCAAACTTCACTTTACAAACAGGTTTGCCAGTGACCTTCCCAAATGGTCAATACCAATTTGACAACCTTTTTATACCCACCTTTGAGTCGCGCAATTCCAGCAGATTGCCAGCGATTCATAGACTCGACCTCTCTGCCACTTATACTCCTAAACCTGAAAAAACCAAAGGCTGGCAGGGAAGCTGGGTTTTCAGTTTGTATAATGCTTACAACAGAAGAAATGCTGTGAGCATAAGCTTTGCCGAGAATGAAGAAACTAATAGGAACGAAGCGACGCGATTAGCCATTTTTGGGCTTGTACCTGCCGTGACCTATAACTTTAAATTTTAA
- a CDS encoding DUF4249 domain-containing protein, which produces MRKFVGLLLITVFMWSCEDVVELDLNNADPRLVIDASIELEEDGTTVAQVLLSRTADFYTEENPLVEGAVVTVSDDQGNNYILTDVGFGLYSAEIITAEDGVSYTLRIEDGNDIYTATEQLVRTSPLIEVEQEIVTGFGDDVLKLTAFYNDPPGLGNYYLFEYLDPLNEQVDVGDDEFLDGNTSPTIFFFEDFEAGDLATFRSKGIDQECYNFYRKLLDQSGEGSGGGPFSTPPATVRGNIINSTNPERYPFGYFRVSEVFTLEYTIQPTD; this is translated from the coding sequence ATGAGAAAATTTGTAGGATTGCTTTTGATAACTGTTTTCATGTGGTCTTGTGAAGACGTGGTAGAATTGGATCTCAACAATGCAGACCCGAGATTAGTAATAGACGCCAGCATAGAACTTGAGGAAGATGGTACAACCGTTGCTCAAGTTCTCCTATCGCGTACAGCAGATTTTTACACCGAGGAAAATCCTTTGGTCGAGGGAGCGGTGGTTACAGTAAGCGATGACCAGGGAAATAATTATATTCTTACAGATGTTGGCTTTGGGTTATACAGTGCAGAGATCATAACTGCTGAAGATGGTGTTTCCTATACACTAAGAATTGAGGACGGAAACGATATTTATACTGCTACAGAACAACTAGTAAGAACAAGTCCGCTAATTGAAGTGGAACAAGAAATTGTAACAGGTTTTGGCGACGATGTTTTGAAACTCACCGCATTTTACAACGACCCGCCAGGACTAGGTAATTATTACCTCTTTGAATACCTAGACCCATTAAATGAGCAAGTAGATGTAGGTGATGACGAATTTCTGGATGGAAACACCTCACCCACCATTTTCTTCTTTGAAGACTTTGAGGCGGGTGACCTAGCGACTTTCAGATCAAAAGGAATCGATCAAGAATGTTATAATTTTTATAGAAAACTATTGGATCAATCTGGTGAAGGAAGTGGTGGAGGTCCCTTCTCTACCCCACCAGCTACCGTAAGAGGAAATATCATCAACTCAACAAATCCTGAAAGATATCCTTTTGGTTATTTTAGGGTAAGTGAGGTCTTCACCTTAGAATATACCATTCAACCCACGGACTGA
- a CDS encoding hydroxymethylglutaryl-CoA lyase — protein sequence MEQVKIIECPRDAMQGIKEMIPTDLKVQYIQSLLRCGFDTIDFGSFVSPKAIPQMVDTAEVLSKLDLSRTNSKLLAIIANLRGATDAVKHPEIDYLGFPFSISENFQMRNTHKTIAESVDVLKQILDVAGENDKELVVYISMGFGNPYGDPWNVEIVGEWTEKLAGMGVKILSLSDTVGTSDPETIDYLFSNLIPKYPNVEFGAHLHTTPTTWHEKVDAAFKAGCRRFDGAIQGFGGCPMAKDELTGNMPTEKMVSYFNTAKVDIGVNAMSFESSYNEATKIFTKYH from the coding sequence ATGGAGCAGGTTAAAATTATAGAATGTCCACGGGACGCGATGCAGGGTATCAAAGAGATGATTCCCACAGATCTCAAAGTTCAATATATCCAGTCCTTGCTGCGTTGTGGATTTGATACGATTGATTTTGGCAGTTTTGTCTCTCCCAAGGCCATCCCGCAAATGGTGGATACAGCAGAAGTGCTGTCAAAACTTGACCTTTCAAGAACCAATTCAAAACTTCTCGCAATCATTGCCAACCTGCGTGGTGCCACAGATGCGGTAAAACATCCCGAGATTGACTATTTGGGCTTTCCTTTTTCCATTTCAGAAAATTTCCAGATGCGCAATACGCACAAAACCATTGCAGAATCTGTTGATGTGCTCAAACAGATTCTTGATGTCGCTGGGGAAAATGATAAGGAACTGGTGGTGTATATATCCATGGGATTTGGCAATCCTTATGGAGATCCTTGGAATGTGGAAATTGTAGGCGAGTGGACGGAGAAATTGGCTGGAATGGGAGTGAAGATCCTGAGCTTATCGGACACGGTAGGTACCAGCGATCCAGAAACTATTGATTATCTCTTTTCTAATTTGATTCCTAAATATCCTAATGTGGAATTTGGCGCTCATTTACACACAACTCCCACAACCTGGCATGAAAAAGTAGACGCAGCTTTCAAAGCAGGTTGTAGGCGTTTTGATGGTGCGATTCAGGGTTTTGGTGGTTGTCCCATGGCAAAAGATGAGTTGACTGGCAACATGCCTACAGAAAAAATGGTGAGTTATTTTAATACCGCAAAAGTAGATATAGGAGTAAATGCCATGTCATTTGAAAGCAGTTACAACGAGGCTACTAAGATCTTTACAAAGTATCACTAG
- the rimO gene encoding 30S ribosomal protein S12 methylthiotransferase RimO: MRTKTRKKNRINVITLGCSKNVYDSEVLMGQLKASGKDVVHEEEGNVVVINTCGFIDNAKEESVNTILDFVERKNKGEVDQVFVSGCLSERYKPDLQKEIPDVDQYFGTTELPSLLKALGADYKHELIGERVTTTPKNYAYFKIAEGCDRPCSFCAIPLMRGKHRSTPIENLVIEAEKLAASGVKELILIAQDLTYYGLDLYKKRRLGDLLKALAQVDGIEWIRMHYAFPTGFPMDVLEVMKTEPKVCNYIDIPLQHISTKLLKSMRRGTTYEKTNALLSRFRESVPEMAIRTTLIVGYPGETEEDFQLLKEWVKEQRFERLGCFTYSHEENTHAYNLEDDVPEEVKQDRANEIMEIQSQISWELNQQKIGNVYKVMIDRKRGNHFVGRTEFDSPDVDNEVLIDAAEHYLSVGEFVNVKITDAEDFDLYGEPVIS, from the coding sequence ATGAGGACAAAGACAAGAAAAAAAAACCGTATCAATGTAATCACTTTAGGCTGTTCTAAGAATGTTTATGACAGTGAGGTGCTGATGGGCCAGCTCAAGGCCAGTGGTAAAGATGTGGTACATGAAGAAGAAGGCAATGTGGTTGTCATCAACACCTGTGGGTTTATTGATAATGCAAAGGAAGAAAGCGTCAACACTATCTTGGACTTTGTAGAGCGTAAGAATAAGGGTGAAGTAGATCAGGTTTTTGTTTCCGGTTGTCTTTCAGAGCGCTATAAGCCAGATCTTCAGAAGGAAATTCCAGATGTGGATCAGTACTTTGGGACTACTGAACTCCCATCGCTACTCAAAGCACTGGGAGCTGACTATAAACATGAGTTAATCGGCGAGCGTGTGACGACCACGCCTAAAAATTACGCCTATTTCAAAATCGCTGAGGGTTGTGATCGCCCCTGTTCATTCTGTGCCATACCGCTCATGCGTGGCAAGCACCGCAGTACACCTATCGAAAATCTCGTAATAGAAGCAGAAAAACTGGCTGCGAGCGGTGTTAAGGAATTGATCCTTATTGCTCAAGATTTGACATATTACGGTCTGGATCTCTATAAGAAACGTAGACTGGGAGATTTGTTAAAAGCACTCGCTCAGGTCGACGGCATTGAGTGGATCAGGATGCATTACGCGTTCCCGACAGGTTTCCCCATGGATGTTCTGGAGGTGATGAAAACAGAGCCTAAAGTTTGTAACTACATCGATATCCCACTACAGCATATTTCTACTAAGTTATTGAAGTCCATGCGTCGCGGGACTACCTATGAGAAGACAAATGCGTTATTGTCTCGCTTTCGCGAAAGCGTACCAGAAATGGCTATACGTACCACATTAATCGTAGGGTATCCTGGAGAAACTGAGGAAGATTTTCAGTTGCTGAAAGAGTGGGTGAAGGAACAGCGATTTGAGCGTTTGGGATGTTTTACCTATTCACATGAAGAAAATACCCATGCGTATAACCTAGAAGATGACGTTCCAGAGGAGGTGAAGCAGGATCGAGCTAATGAAATCATGGAAATTCAATCCCAAATCTCGTGGGAGTTGAACCAACAAAAAATAGGTAATGTCTATAAAGTCATGATCGACCGCAAACGTGGGAATCACTTTGTAGGCCGCACAGAATTTGACAGTCCTGATGTGGACAACGAGGTACTCATAGACGCCGCTGAACATTACCTATCAGTAGGTGAATTTGTCAACGTGAAGATCACAGACGCAGAGGACTTTGATCTATATGGTGAGCCCGTGATCAGCTGA
- a CDS encoding MORN repeat-containing protein: MKKRTVLGVVLLLIAVASSLYLAYRNAQLEDELEEEAVANSVAADSAYTQEVQKIDSLLYAGDYQAAAEGYENIGSGNQSTDLDLELRRKVATNFLALSKRAQSSSASTFMSTSSSEDSNLDMRDADSLRFELEKANLRLVKAQSELKRRSFGQYLNFESSKGNQMHYVGQVKNGKANGEGIAILDSGSLYEGQWKDNMRHGQGKFFWSDGQYYVGNYENDMRSGEGSYFWLNGDKYVGEWENDKRNGYGKFFNKSKELLASGIWKEDDLVEED; the protein is encoded by the coding sequence ATGAAAAAGAGAACTGTTTTAGGAGTCGTCCTATTGCTTATTGCTGTTGCGAGTAGTCTATATTTAGCTTATCGCAATGCTCAGTTAGAAGATGAACTAGAAGAGGAGGCAGTTGCAAATTCGGTTGCGGCAGATAGTGCCTACACTCAAGAAGTTCAAAAAATTGACTCTCTGCTATATGCAGGAGATTATCAAGCTGCGGCTGAAGGGTATGAAAATATAGGTTCTGGTAATCAAAGTACTGATCTCGATCTCGAATTGAGACGCAAGGTCGCAACAAATTTTCTAGCACTCAGCAAACGAGCTCAAAGCTCAAGTGCGTCAACTTTTATGTCTACATCTAGTTCTGAGGACAGTAATCTAGACATGAGAGATGCCGATAGTCTACGATTTGAACTGGAAAAAGCTAATTTGAGACTGGTAAAAGCTCAGTCAGAATTAAAGAGAAGGTCTTTTGGTCAATACCTGAATTTTGAGAGCAGTAAAGGTAACCAGATGCATTATGTAGGCCAAGTTAAAAATGGGAAGGCAAATGGCGAAGGAATTGCCATCCTTGATTCGGGTAGCTTGTATGAAGGTCAATGGAAAGATAATATGCGACACGGTCAGGGAAAATTCTTCTGGTCAGACGGTCAGTATTATGTCGGGAATTATGAAAACGATATGCGCAGTGGTGAAGGAAGCTATTTCTGGTTAAACGGCGATAAGTATGTAGGTGAGTGGGAGAATGACAAACGCAACGGCTACGGCAAATTCTTTAATAAATCCAAAGAACTCCTTGCCAGCGGTATCTGGAAAGAGGATGATCTGGTGGAAGAAGATTGA
- a CDS encoding XAC2610-related protein, whose amino-acid sequence MKTLAAFIFIIFSSMLWAQKEATITKNNAVVTYQKECDGTSCQLTKIKVLEQGQIEHSFVPNRNQVSISVPDDQLIFIEDYNFDGYNDVRVYRQLAADGVNTLFDYWILNPDTGQYEFKEEFTTISHPQIDRDNKQIFSSWREGCCKSGTDLFRIEHGAPVMIRRVIKTYEYGVPNIKIYNRVGAGLVLEN is encoded by the coding sequence ATGAAAACTTTAGCTGCATTCATATTTATAATATTCAGTTCTATGTTGTGGGCTCAAAAGGAGGCCACAATCACTAAGAACAATGCGGTGGTAACCTATCAAAAGGAATGTGATGGAACTAGTTGTCAGCTTACAAAGATTAAGGTGTTAGAACAAGGTCAGATAGAGCATTCATTTGTACCTAATAGAAATCAAGTAAGTATCTCCGTACCGGATGATCAGCTGATTTTTATAGAGGATTATAATTTTGACGGTTACAATGATGTACGGGTTTATAGACAATTAGCTGCAGATGGTGTGAACACTTTATTTGACTACTGGATCCTTAATCCAGATACTGGTCAGTATGAATTTAAAGAAGAGTTTACAACGATAAGCCATCCACAGATCGATAGGGATAACAAGCAAATCTTTTCAAGCTGGCGTGAAGGCTGTTGTAAATCAGGAACTGATTTGTTCAGGATTGAGCACGGTGCGCCCGTGATGATCCGTCGAGTCATCAAAACTTATGAATATGGAGTCCCTAACATTAAGATTTACAATAGGGTTGGGGCAGGATTAGTTCTTGAGAATTGA